The Bacteroidota bacterium genomic interval AAAGGCGTCGGAGCGATCTCAGAATCCGACGTTCTGCTTGCGGCAGCTTCCCATGCGGTCATCGTGGGCTTCCACGTTCGCCCAAATTTGAACGCCCGCCGTCTCGCGGAGCAGGAAAAGGTCGATATCCGGCTCTATAACATCATCTACGACGCCATTAACGAGGTGCGGAACGCGCTTGAAGGGTTGCTCGCGCCGACGATTTCCGAGGAGGTCACCGCGACCGTCGAAGTGCGCGAAACGTTCAAAGTGCCGAAAATCGGAACGATCGCCGGCTGCTACGTGACGGACGGAAAGATTGTGCGCAACAACAAAGTGCGCCTCCTCCGCGACGGTGTGACGATTTTTGACGGCGGGTTCGCTTCGCTTCGAAGATTCAAGGACGATGTTCGGGAGGTCGAACAGGGGTTCGAATGCGGTATCGGCCTGGAAAACTTCAACGACGTCAAGGTCGGCGACATCATCGAGGCGTACAAAGTGGTCGAAACAAAGCGGAAGCTCGTTTAAGACGATCGAGCGCCGTCGGAGATTTATTTGAAAAGGATTGAATGTCAGTACGAACGGAACGAGTTGCATCGCTCATCAGGCATGAACTGGGAACGATCATTAGCCGGGAATACACCGGCGGGGAATTTGGCTTAAGCACCGTCACCGAAGTGCGGGTCACTCCCGACCTGAAGATTGCAAAAATTTATGTGAGCATCCTTGGGGCCCCGGCGATAAGAGAAAAAACGCTGGCTCGGCTCGAGGCCGAAAAATCGCGTCTGCGGGGCCTTCTTGCATCTCA includes:
- the rbfA gene encoding 30S ribosome-binding factor RbfA, with product MSVRTERVASLIRHELGTIISREYTGGEFGLSTVTEVRVTPDLKIAKIYVSILGAPAIREKTLARLEAEKSRLRGLLASHVNMRFTPALQFYHDDTMDRVENLENLIKKIHENDPKPQ